AACGACGAGCCGCGCGCTCGGGCGGGACCTTCCCATCAAGCCCAAGCACGCCGTGAACGTGCTTCGCGCCATCCGCGGCAAGGACGTCGAGAAGGTCAAGGCGTACCTCGCGGCCGTGATCGAGGGCAAGCAGGCCGTGCCGTTTGTCTACCACAAGCGCCAGGTGA
Above is a window of Candidatus Thermoplasmatota archaeon DNA encoding:
- the rpl22p gene encoding 50S ribosomal protein L22 (binds specifically to 23S rRNA during the early stages of 50S assembly; makes contact with all 6 domains of the 23S rRNA in the assembled 50S subunit and ribosome; mutations in this gene result in erythromycin resistance; located near peptidyl-transferase center); this translates as MRYSVQPDAETTSRALGRDLPIKPKHAVNVLRAIRGKDVEKVKAYLAAVIEGKQAVPFVYHKRQV